From the genome of Roseivivax sp. THAF197b:
CCCATGCCGCGGTAGAAGGGCACGGCATTCAGGGTCGACAGGCAGCGCAACGCTCCCAGCCCGTCGCCTTGGGCGTTGATCATGACGTAATCGAGAAGCCGCCGCCCGATGCCCTGCCTCTGGAAGCGGTGATCGCTGACCACGTGGCGCACATGGCCGATGCCCGGCGTCACAAGGCCCGTGCCCGGTGCGCTGCGGGTCCAGCCTCCTGCCCCCACGAGCTTCGAGCCGCGATGCACGAGAAAGAACTTGCCCGACCGCACCAGATCGGGCTGCGCCCGCGAAATGAGCGGCAACGCCTTGCGGCAGATCTCTTCGGGATAGGCCTCCCGAAGAAGAACCGGATAGCTTTGGGAAAACAGCTTGTCGACCGCCACGAAATCGTCGGCCTGGGCAGTCCGTATCGAAAATCGATCAAAGGAATTCATCGGAGCCTCCATCTCCGGGTGAATGGACCCCGAGGATAGCGGCGCTGTGTGACCAACCCAGAAAAAACGCCGCCCGAAACCGGACGGCGCGACAGGATGTCAAATAAGAGGCGCTCTTACTTGATTTTGCCTTCCTTGTACTCGACATGCTTGCGCGCGACCGGATCGTATTTCCGGATCGTCATCTTTTCCGTCATCGTGCGCGCGTTCTTCTTGGTCACGTAGAAATGGCCGGTGCCCGCGGTCGAGTTCAGGCGGATCTTGATGGTGGTCGGCTTCGCCATGGTTCATTACTCCTGCAACAGGCCGACGCAGGGCCCGTGAAATCGGTCAGACCCGCCTTTTACGCATGGCACGTCCACTGTCAACCGGGCGGAGCGGGAAATCATGCGCGGAGGGCCTGTAAGCCGGATTCTGTGTCGGACGGGCGAACCCGTCCCAGACGACCATTCCTCTGGGCCGCCCCTCGCGGAACGGCTCAAGCTGCCAACCCGGACCCCTCGGGCTGAGGCGGCCCTGCGGCGATATCCCCGAAAGGATCAGCCCGCGCGGGGTCCCTATTTGGCATTGCTCCCGGTGGGGCTTGCCATGCGGGTCCGGTTGCCCGTCCCCCGGTGGGCTCTTACCCCACCGTTTCACCCTGGCCGCCGGTTTCCCGGCGGTGGTCTGTTTTCTGTGG
Proteins encoded in this window:
- a CDS encoding GNAT family N-acetyltransferase; amino-acid sequence: MNSFDRFSIRTAQADDFVAVDKLFSQSYPVLLREAYPEEICRKALPLISRAQPDLVRSGKFFLVHRGSKLVGAGGWTRSAPGTGLVTPGIGHVRHVVSDHRFQRQGIGRRLLDYVMINAQGDGLGALRCLSTLNAVPFYRGMGFVEDGTVDVQLKDGVTFPAVRMHATL
- the rpmG gene encoding 50S ribosomal protein L33, which translates into the protein MAKPTTIKIRLNSTAGTGHFYVTKKNARTMTEKMTIRKYDPVARKHVEYKEGKIK